The proteins below come from a single Limosilactobacillus reuteri genomic window:
- a CDS encoding DUF441 domain-containing protein produces MESWLFLALVLLIAIFGHNSSLIIASIVVIVLKLIPYTAKWLPLIQQKGINWGVTVISVAILIPIATGQIGFDDLWAAFKTPAGWIAVGAGIAVAILSKYGVNQLAAVPQVTVALVLGTIIGVVVFKGIAAGPVIASGMTYCIVTLLNLHF; encoded by the coding sequence ATGGAAAGCTGGCTCTTTTTAGCTTTAGTATTATTAATCGCAATTTTCGGTCATAATTCATCTTTGATTATTGCAAGCATCGTTGTAATAGTTTTGAAGTTAATTCCTTACACTGCCAAATGGCTCCCGTTAATTCAACAAAAGGGGATTAATTGGGGCGTAACAGTAATCTCTGTGGCTATTTTAATTCCGATTGCTACCGGGCAGATAGGGTTTGATGATTTATGGGCAGCATTTAAAACTCCTGCTGGCTGGATTGCAGTTGGTGCCGGAATAGCTGTTGCAATTTTATCGAAATATGGCGTTAATCAATTAGCTGCCGTACCCCAGGTTACAGTTGCCTTAGTACTAGGAACAATTATCGGCGTGGTTGTCTTTAAAGGAATTGCAGCCGGACCGGTAATCGCTAGTGGGATGACTTATTGTATCGTCACTTTATTAAATTTGCATTTTTAG
- the mmuM gene encoding homocysteine S-methyltransferase gives MTKITAELTKPLLIDGAMSTALEQLGADTNNSLWTASVLANQPALVKKVHQEYFKAGARLAITDTYQANVPAFIKNGYSKQEAHSLIQRAVSLAKEARDEYQQETGIYNYVAGALGPYGAYLANGSEYSGDYHLSTTEYQQFHRPRLTDILTVGVDVIAIETQPRLDEVLAELDLVKELAPDTLCYVSFSLKDSTHLPDGTPLAVAACTVAKYPNVFAVGVNCIPLEEVTAAIETIHQATDKPVIAYPNSSATYDPTTKTWSYPHGRRGLVDYLPQWLAAGLTIVGGCCTTTPHDIAALHEYLEGGAHHD, from the coding sequence ATGACAAAGATTACTGCAGAATTAACTAAGCCATTACTAATTGATGGCGCAATGTCAACGGCTTTGGAACAATTAGGGGCTGATACCAATAACTCATTATGGACGGCGAGTGTTTTAGCTAACCAGCCAGCATTAGTTAAAAAAGTTCACCAGGAATATTTTAAGGCGGGTGCCCGGTTAGCGATTACTGATACCTACCAGGCAAATGTTCCGGCATTCATCAAGAATGGTTATTCAAAACAAGAGGCTCATTCATTGATCCAGCGGGCAGTCTCCTTGGCTAAAGAAGCGCGTGATGAATACCAGCAGGAAACCGGTATTTATAACTATGTGGCGGGAGCGCTTGGTCCTTATGGCGCTTATCTTGCCAACGGAAGTGAATATAGTGGTGATTACCACCTCAGTACAACCGAATATCAACAATTTCATCGGCCACGATTAACTGATATTTTAACGGTTGGTGTCGATGTGATTGCAATTGAAACTCAGCCACGCTTAGATGAAGTGTTAGCAGAATTGGACCTTGTCAAAGAACTGGCTCCGGATACTTTATGCTATGTCAGTTTTTCCTTAAAAGATTCCACACATTTACCAGATGGGACACCGTTAGCAGTTGCTGCCTGTACCGTTGCGAAGTATCCAAATGTTTTTGCGGTTGGCGTAAATTGTATTCCATTAGAAGAGGTAACAGCCGCCATTGAGACAATCCATCAGGCAACTGATAAACCGGTTATTGCTTATCCTAATTCAAGTGCGACTTATGATCCGACAACAAAAACGTGGAGCTATCCCCATGGACGTCGTGGTTTAGTTGATTACTTACCACAATGGCTCGCGGCTGGATTGACAATTGTTGGGGGATGCTGTACTACTACGCCGCATGATATTGCCGCTTTGCATGAGTACTTGGAAGGAGGCGCCCATCATGACTAA
- a CDS encoding DUF4352 domain-containing protein, whose amino-acid sequence MKKYWKWLVLILVTIVVIVAGMIFYRRDSNGKPFKASLNHSKVMMTPDWYAKVTLTANKRTTYEVKNSKNKVIQGKSETKNGKAEIRLNDTGNYTVIAKSDNGHVSKKLPVKVNHYKAAPNKWTSSVGPLRFKITSVEYQKMKKSEANKPDNSGIDEAYKELNHHYYQVKVNYIVKNSSKKAVNPQYTIWMPEDDNGQEFSTETPSPDGGAVDTIIGTEAINPGNSRSGSVTMLSNHKFTVKHFKFSIEEVLGNEGNHIAKGGVAELK is encoded by the coding sequence ATGAAGAAATACTGGAAATGGCTAGTGTTAATATTAGTAACTATTGTTGTAATTGTTGCAGGGATGATATTCTATCGTCGTGATAGTAATGGTAAACCGTTTAAGGCAAGTTTAAATCATTCGAAAGTTATGATGACTCCAGATTGGTATGCTAAAGTAACTCTTACTGCTAATAAAAGAACTACATATGAAGTTAAGAACAGCAAAAATAAGGTAATCCAAGGGAAATCAGAGACTAAAAATGGAAAAGCTGAAATAAGATTAAATGATACGGGTAATTACACCGTTATTGCTAAAAGTGATAATGGTCATGTAAGCAAGAAGTTACCTGTGAAAGTTAATCATTATAAAGCAGCACCAAATAAATGGACAAGCTCAGTGGGACCGCTTCGGTTTAAGATTACTAGCGTTGAATATCAAAAGATGAAAAAGAGTGAAGCAAATAAACCAGATAATAGTGGTATTGATGAAGCATACAAAGAATTAAACCATCATTACTATCAAGTTAAAGTAAATTATATTGTAAAGAATAGTAGTAAAAAAGCAGTTAACCCTCAATATACTATTTGGATGCCAGAAGATGATAATGGACAAGAATTTTCGACAGAAACTCCAAGTCCTGATGGTGGTGCTGTTGATACTATTATTGGTACAGAAGCAATTAATCCAGGCAATAGTCGTAGCGGAAGTGTAACAATGTTATCCAATCATAAATTTACTGTTAAGCATTTTAAATTTAGTATTGAAGAAGTTCTTGGAAATGAAGGCAACCATATTGCTAAAGGTGGAGTAGCAGAATTAAAGTAA
- a CDS encoding Fic family protein, whose protein sequence is MLGQVDNGFFGYTPYPTILHKATYFWYTISTKQMFNNGNKRTALLTSLLYLKINGFSFDILDEVKLYNISIQVANKQFSYNQLYQYILRHSYIDFEFSKRILSDKKA, encoded by the coding sequence ATGCTTGGACAAGTGGATAATGGTTTCTTTGGATATACACCTTATCCCACAATATTGCATAAAGCTACATATTTTTGGTATACAATTTCAACTAAGCAAATGTTTAATAATGGCAATAAGAGAACAGCACTATTAACATCATTATTGTATTTAAAAATTAACGGTTTTTCTTTTGACATTTTGGATGAAGTTAAGTTATATAATATTTCGATTCAAGTAGCCAATAAACAATTCTCCTATAATCAGCTTTATCAATATATTCTTAGACATAGTTACATTGATTTTGAATTTTCTAAAAGAATTCTTTCAGATAAAAAAGCTTGA
- a CDS encoding DHA2 family efflux MFS transporter permease subunit, with product MENQRIRHALIIMVFGTFFGLLCSTLMNIALPTFMNVFHISEAQVQWVTNGYMLVNALMIPVSSFLIKRFPFKNLFIVFSGIFLIGTIVGAAAWNFNLIVIARMIQALGAGMMMPLVNVLAIRYAKPGKKGQIMGIIGLAFNCAPILGPAISGFLLHFFSWRYLFLLIIPFAVATLLLSFFFLPSIAHNEHPQFNTLALILITAGLWSLLMGLSNVSNNPLMSFNVAGYVLIGLLFLFSFFLNQRHSNKQLINFGIFTHKQFVLATIINMLITATMYGNAILIPLLVQIVLGKSTVVSAIAVLPGAILTGLLSTTSGHFYDIYPIKILVGAGLIIDILGTIGQAAIGARSSVIMITLFQTVRQFGLVTMLIPLQTQALSLLPNEIVPDAVATFNTLRQIAASFGTALIVAIVGIVNHLVHNPSSHLGIQAGFILCLCLLLTSLYLSTKLYHKISSQVKLENS from the coding sequence ATGGAAAATCAACGAATTCGCCATGCATTAATAATCATGGTTTTTGGTACATTTTTCGGTCTTCTTTGTTCAACCTTAATGAACATTGCATTGCCAACTTTTATGAATGTTTTTCATATCAGTGAAGCGCAGGTCCAATGGGTAACAAATGGATACATGCTTGTAAATGCCCTGATGATTCCCGTCAGTTCATTTTTAATAAAGAGATTTCCATTTAAAAACCTTTTCATTGTCTTTTCTGGGATTTTCCTTATCGGGACGATTGTAGGAGCAGCAGCTTGGAACTTTAATTTAATTGTGATTGCCCGAATGATTCAAGCGCTTGGAGCGGGAATGATGATGCCCTTAGTAAATGTACTAGCAATTCGTTATGCTAAGCCAGGGAAAAAGGGCCAAATTATGGGAATTATTGGACTGGCATTCAATTGTGCACCAATCCTGGGGCCAGCTATTTCCGGCTTCTTGCTACACTTCTTTTCCTGGCGGTACTTATTTCTGTTAATTATTCCCTTTGCCGTTGCAACATTACTCTTATCATTTTTCTTCTTACCGTCAATCGCGCACAATGAGCATCCGCAATTTAATACCCTAGCATTAATCTTAATTACTGCTGGCTTATGGTCGCTATTAATGGGCCTTTCAAATGTTTCTAATAACCCGCTTATGTCGTTCAATGTTGCTGGTTATGTTTTAATCGGTTTATTATTCCTATTTTCCTTTTTCCTCAACCAACGGCACAGTAATAAGCAATTAATTAACTTTGGAATTTTTACTCATAAGCAGTTTGTTCTTGCTACTATTATTAATATGTTAATTACGGCAACTATGTACGGTAATGCTATTTTAATTCCATTACTGGTTCAGATTGTTCTGGGCAAAAGTACAGTTGTTTCTGCTATTGCAGTCTTGCCAGGGGCGATTTTAACCGGATTACTTTCAACCACCAGTGGTCACTTTTATGATATCTACCCAATTAAAATACTTGTCGGTGCTGGGCTAATAATTGATATTCTCGGTACAATCGGACAAGCAGCAATTGGAGCACGAAGTTCAGTAATTATGATTACCCTGTTTCAAACCGTTCGTCAATTTGGTTTGGTAACAATGTTAATCCCCTTGCAAACACAAGCCCTTTCCCTCTTGCCAAATGAGATTGTTCCAGATGCGGTTGCTACTTTTAATACTTTACGTCAAATTGCCGCCTCATTCGGGACAGCATTAATCGTTGCAATTGTTGGAATTGTTAACCATCTTGTACATAACCCCTCATCACATCTGGGGATTCAAGCTGGATTTATTTTATGTTTATGCTTACTATTAACTTCTCTTTATTTAAGTACGAAACTCTACCATAAAATCTCTTCGCAAGTGAAGTTAGAAAACAGTTAA
- a CDS encoding amino acid permease has protein sequence MTKKTHLAREMGARHIQMIALGGVIGTGLFLSSGYTIHQAGPLGTVIAYLLGALIVYAVMLCLGELSVAMPYTGAFHVYSKNLIGPATGFTVAILYWLTWTIAMGSEFTAAGLIMKRWFPQIPVWWWSLLFIIIILLSNIFTVKAFAESEFWFAVIKVVAICAFILLGTLAVIGLIPIQGYHHAPLLNNFTKDGLFPGGFSGLFMTMLTVNFAFSGTELIAITAGETKHPEKTLPKAIHTTLWRLVIFFVGSMIVMASLIPYQKAGVTQSPFVYVFSQLGIPYAADLMNFVVLTAIISAANSGLYASTRMLWSLANEGTIPAAIAKTNRRGIPVFALLLSMLGGVLALLSSIYAAGTVYLVLVSVSGLAVVFVWIAISLCELIFRRHFLAAGHQLSELKYRTPWYPIVPWFAFIASSLSCILIWFDPQQRIALYCTIPFVIACYAAYYLQTLWRKYITKKKVSAVVK, from the coding sequence ATGACTAAGAAAACGCATTTAGCCCGTGAAATGGGTGCTCGTCATATCCAGATGATTGCGCTTGGTGGAGTGATCGGGACCGGCCTATTTCTGAGTTCTGGTTACACGATTCATCAGGCTGGGCCGTTGGGAACCGTTATTGCTTATTTGCTTGGCGCCTTAATCGTTTATGCTGTCATGTTATGTTTAGGTGAGCTGAGTGTTGCGATGCCGTATACGGGGGCTTTTCATGTTTACTCCAAAAATCTGATTGGGCCGGCCACTGGATTTACCGTTGCAATCCTTTATTGGTTGACTTGGACGATTGCGATGGGCTCCGAATTTACCGCAGCTGGCCTCATTATGAAGCGCTGGTTTCCCCAGATTCCGGTTTGGTGGTGGAGCTTGTTATTTATCATTATTATCCTCTTATCTAACATTTTTACTGTCAAGGCATTTGCAGAAAGTGAATTTTGGTTTGCGGTGATTAAAGTGGTTGCGATCTGCGCGTTTATTTTGTTGGGGACTTTAGCAGTAATTGGTCTTATCCCGATTCAAGGTTACCATCATGCACCTTTGCTGAACAACTTTACTAAGGACGGCCTATTCCCGGGTGGATTTAGCGGCTTATTTATGACGATGTTAACGGTAAACTTTGCTTTCTCTGGGACTGAATTAATCGCCATCACCGCGGGAGAAACTAAGCATCCTGAAAAGACCCTCCCTAAGGCAATTCATACTACTTTATGGCGGTTAGTGATTTTCTTTGTCGGGAGCATGATCGTTATGGCCTCTTTGATTCCTTATCAAAAGGCGGGGGTAACGCAAAGTCCATTTGTCTACGTTTTTAGCCAACTTGGAATTCCATATGCTGCCGACTTAATGAATTTTGTCGTCCTCACCGCGATTATCTCTGCCGCTAATTCTGGCCTATACGCATCAACCCGGATGTTATGGTCATTAGCTAATGAAGGAACGATTCCGGCTGCCATTGCTAAAACTAATAGACGCGGGATTCCGGTTTTCGCCTTGCTCTTAAGTATGCTTGGTGGGGTGTTAGCTTTGCTTTCCAGCATCTATGCGGCTGGGACGGTCTATTTAGTCTTAGTTTCTGTTTCTGGATTGGCGGTTGTCTTTGTATGGATTGCGATTTCCTTATGTGAGCTCATTTTTCGTCGGCACTTTTTAGCGGCTGGTCATCAGTTAAGTGAGTTAAAGTATCGCACGCCATGGTATCCGATTGTTCCATGGTTTGCATTTATTGCTAGCAGCCTTTCTTGCATCTTAATTTGGTTTGATCCCCAACAACGAATTGCCTTGTATTGTACGATTCCGTTTGTAATTGCTTGTTATGCTGCTTATTATTTACAGACCTTGTGGCGCAAGTATATTACGAAAAAAAAGGTTTCAGCAGTTGTTAAATAG
- a CDS encoding hemolysin family protein codes for MNGLWDSYWFKLIIIILILLLAALFTLLEYSVVKVRPSELKELRQTRKVKRAEHMVANLNEYLSTAQVGVTMTSLVLGWLGDEFITDLLLKINIIPHDVLQAIAPVIGVLIFTFFHAVFTDLVPKNMAIDRPVPILLSIVHPVQFFHTVFYPFVWLFAVVAAAITKMLGYNVQPEEDTYSQNEIMTLSQQSEKAGEMDKEDVIFMQRAFEMNDKVAEDIMIDRTQLAVIDITASIEDAAKLYFEKKFTRFPVVANNDKDHILGYIFAYDIMRQNQINPQQSVRTIMRRIPIVYENEQLTNVLAEMMKKQVPIVVVQDEYGGTSGIITDKDIYEELFGTVGEEIDHATSDMIERKDPDSKGNPTFEVSGKMPLDDFERYFDTNIEQFDNSEVTTLTGFFLERQYDLKVGQPIRVDNFSFTPLDLKNAYVNKFKVVYIKPRKKKPLADEDQSKEK; via the coding sequence ATGAATGGTTTATGGGATTCATATTGGTTTAAATTAATTATCATTATTTTAATTCTGCTGTTAGCTGCTTTATTTACACTGCTGGAGTATTCAGTTGTTAAAGTGCGGCCTAGTGAGTTAAAGGAGCTCCGGCAAACGCGAAAAGTCAAACGCGCGGAACACATGGTAGCAAATCTTAATGAGTACCTATCAACAGCTCAAGTCGGTGTTACGATGACTTCTTTAGTTTTAGGTTGGTTAGGTGATGAATTTATCACAGATCTATTGCTAAAGATTAATATTATTCCGCACGATGTTCTTCAAGCGATTGCACCAGTTATCGGTGTTTTAATTTTTACATTCTTCCACGCGGTATTTACTGACTTAGTTCCGAAAAATATGGCGATTGATCGACCGGTACCAATTCTCTTATCAATTGTTCACCCGGTACAATTCTTCCATACTGTTTTTTATCCCTTCGTTTGGTTATTTGCGGTAGTCGCTGCGGCAATTACGAAAATGTTAGGATACAATGTTCAGCCAGAAGAAGACACATATTCACAAAATGAAATTATGACCTTATCCCAACAATCGGAAAAAGCTGGGGAAATGGATAAAGAAGACGTTATTTTCATGCAACGGGCTTTTGAAATGAATGATAAAGTTGCTGAGGATATTATGATTGATCGGACACAGTTAGCGGTTATTGATATTACGGCTTCAATTGAAGATGCAGCCAAACTTTATTTCGAAAAGAAATTCACGCGTTTCCCAGTTGTTGCTAATAATGACAAAGACCACATTCTTGGTTATATTTTTGCATATGATATTATGCGGCAAAACCAAATCAATCCGCAACAATCAGTTCGCACAATCATGCGCCGAATTCCAATCGTTTACGAAAATGAACAACTCACCAATGTCCTTGCTGAGATGATGAAAAAACAAGTGCCAATTGTCGTTGTCCAAGACGAATACGGTGGTACTTCTGGGATCATTACTGATAAGGATATTTATGAAGAATTATTCGGAACAGTTGGCGAAGAAATTGATCATGCTACCTCTGATATGATTGAAAGGAAGGATCCTGATAGCAAGGGTAATCCTACCTTCGAAGTTTCAGGTAAGATGCCACTAGATGATTTTGAACGTTACTTTGATACAAACATCGAGCAATTTGACAACTCTGAAGTAACAACCTTAACTGGGTTTTTCCTTGAACGGCAGTATGACTTAAAAGTTGGCCAACCAATTAGAGTCGATAATTTCTCATTCACACCTCTTGATTTGAAGAATGCCTATGTTAATAAATTCAAGGTAGTTTACATTAAGCCTAGAAAGAAGAAGCCATTAGCTGATGAGGATCAAAGCAAAGAAAAATAG
- a CDS encoding CopY/TcrY family copper transport repressor: protein MNSDLEITPAEWQVMRVVWSLRQTTSSQIIEILQQKVEWKPATIKTLLRRLVDKEALSATRRGRGFIYEPLVPEQQTMDQAADKLFNNICERHVGSTLEHVINNVTLSKDDIAKLQELLASKATNSPDHVKCNCIPDMQMNC, encoded by the coding sequence ATGAACAGCGATTTAGAAATAACCCCCGCTGAATGGCAAGTTATGCGGGTAGTTTGGAGTTTAAGACAAACAACCAGTAGTCAAATCATTGAAATCTTGCAACAAAAAGTTGAATGGAAACCAGCCACAATAAAAACACTATTACGACGCTTAGTTGACAAAGAAGCTCTATCGGCAACGCGCCGAGGTCGTGGCTTCATTTATGAGCCGTTAGTTCCTGAACAGCAAACAATGGACCAAGCGGCGGACAAACTATTTAATAATATTTGTGAACGACACGTTGGAAGCACCCTTGAACATGTGATCAATAATGTAACACTTAGCAAGGATGATATTGCTAAGTTACAAGAATTATTGGCAAGCAAAGCAACTAATTCACCGGACCACGTCAAATGTAACTGCATTCCTGATATGCAGATGAACTGCTAA
- a CDS encoding LPXTG cell wall anchor domain-containing protein — translation MVTKIKPSHLSISRYNDDLKAEQAKLATAQKTLDDANTALAKANDKLNAKKQIVGNAQTMLKADNDKLGQLQTTLSDLQNAPEKLATAKQAVVDAQAKLTTAQNELTTATNELNELKQAAITAQANVDEANQKLAIATKNQQKAQQALTQAKDELAALQQKEALAKQVAEQQAKLAAQNKAKGNGYHVANNQVVDSQGNAVQDWAVKNGQMLDPNGAVIEQATPKTVNVAVSGTKGETASNAVVLKTGSRSAVQTQVANENAQLPQTGNADSVLALAFGSLLAMFGIGALRKREY, via the coding sequence TTGGTTACTAAAATAAAACCCTCCCACCTATCGATTTCGCGTTATAATGATGATTTGAAAGCTGAACAGGCCAAATTAGCTACTGCTCAAAAGACTTTGGACGATGCTAATACTGCTTTAGCTAAGGCTAATGATAAATTAAATGCTAAAAAACAGATTGTTGGCAATGCACAGACTATGCTTAAGGCTGATAATGATAAGTTAGGTCAATTGCAAACTACGCTTAGTGATTTACAAAATGCTCCAGAAAAACTTGCTACAGCTAAACAAGCCGTTGTCGATGCACAAGCAAAGCTAACTACTGCGCAAAATGAATTAACTACTGCTACTAATGAGCTTAATGAATTGAAGCAAGCTGCCATTACTGCTCAAGCAAATGTTGATGAAGCTAATCAAAAGCTTGCCATCGCTACTAAGAACCAGCAAAAGGCTCAACAAGCACTTACCCAAGCTAAGGATGAATTAGCAGCCTTACAGCAAAAAGAAGCATTAGCTAAACAAGTTGCTGAACAACAAGCTAAGTTAGCTGCTCAAAATAAGGCTAAGGGCAACGGCTACCATGTTGCGAATAACCAAGTCGTTGATTCTCAAGGTAATGCTGTTCAGGATTGGGCTGTTAAGAATGGTCAAATGCTTGATCCTAACGGTGCTGTGATTGAACAGGCTACTCCAAAGACGGTAAACGTTGCTGTAAGTGGTACCAAGGGCGAAACTGCTAGTAACGCTGTGGTTCTCAAGACAGGATCACGTTCTGCTGTACAAACTCAAGTAGCAAATGAGAATGCTCAATTACCACAAACTGGTAATGCTGATTCTGTTCTTGCACTCGCTTTTGGTAGTTTATTAGCAATGTTTGGAATTGGTGCTCTTCGGAAGCGGGAGTATTAG